One region of Macadamia integrifolia cultivar HAES 741 chromosome 11, SCU_Mint_v3, whole genome shotgun sequence genomic DNA includes:
- the LOC122093400 gene encoding L-type lectin-domain containing receptor kinase VII.1-like: MAIRHQFFVLLLITLFLIPVFAVDFIFNGFDSSDLLIYGNTTLESRILTLTKPSNLSLGRALYPSKIPTRGYPNSSLLLPFFTSFIFSIAPIPNYQPGHGLVFIMTPQTGIQGVSSSQHLGLFNRTNDGDSSNHVFGIEFDVFQNQEFNDINNNHVGFDLNSLTSSTAQPAGFWEDGHDTSSSSFKGLTLNNGVNYQVWIDYSGSHLNVTMARAGTKRPQRPLISTSLNLSDVLLDEMYVGFAAATGVLVEYHRILSWSFSNSNSSIGDALNTWNLPSFVPPKSSFLSSKGFIAGFTVALTALLASMAGITLFFIKRIRSKKREREAIEDWELEYWPHRINHQEIYTATKRFSDQNLITVGGNGKVYKGVLSGGTEVAVKRISHETEHGMRQFLAEVSSLGRLKHRNLVGFRGWCKRDKFSLILIYDYMENGSLDKRVFECDEKVLLGWEDRLRVLKDVASGVLYLHEGWEARVLHRDIKASNVLLDKDMNGRLGDFGLARMHSHGEAANTTRVVGTVGYLAPELVRTGRASAETDVFSFGILILEVLSGRRPVEEGKPGLVAWMWELLERGGLLFGVDERLRAKGGLDDELVEQVLRLGLLCAYSDPQARPTMRQVVKVLEGKSELNLDLNSLDDEEREGHDVYLLEKMKSNVMSSKYSSHGRSLGIHPTFDEIRHSLSSSTSLSSSDVIVDGR; encoded by the coding sequence ATGGCGATTCGCCACCAATTCTTTGTGTTACTACTAATAACCCTTTTCCTCATACCGGTGTTCGCCGTCGACTTCATCTTCAATGGGTTCGATTCTTCGGATCTATTAATCTACGGAAACACTACCCTTGAATCGCGAATCCTTACCCTCACCAAACCTTCCAATCTCTCCCTTGGCAGAGCTCTCTACCCTTCCAAGATCCCCACCAGAGGATACCCtaactcctctcttcttctaccctttttcacatccttcatcttctccatcGCTCCCATACCCAATTACCAACCTGGCCATGGCCTTGTCTTTATCATGACTCCACAAACTGGTATCCAAGGTGTCAGCTCTTCCCAACACCTCGGCCTCTTCAATCGCACCAACGATGGAGATTCCAGCAACCATGTCTTCGGCATCGAATTCGATGTCTTCCAGAATCAAGAGTTCAACGATATCAACAATAACCATGTCGGCTTCGACCTCAACTCTCTCACGTCCTCCACCGCTCAACCCGCCGGTTTCTGGGAGGATGGCCATGatacctcctcctcctccttcaaaGGTCTCACCTTGAACAATGGTGTCAACTATCAAGTCTGGATTGATTACTCCGGTTCCCATCTCAATGTCACCATGGCCAGAGCTGGAACAAAAAGGCCTCAAAGGCCTCTGATTTCTacttctctcaatctctctgaTGTTCTTCTCGATGAAATGTATGTTGGGTTCGCGGCGGCTACTGGAGTTCTAGTCGAATACCATAGAATTTTGTCTTGGAGCTTCAGTAATTCAAATTCCTCCATTGGCGATGCACTGAACACTTGGAATTTGCCATCTTTTGTTCCTCCGAAGAGCTCTTTTCTCAGCTCCAAAGGGTTCATCGCTGGATTTACAGTGGCGTTAACTGCTTTATTAGCTTCCATGGCTGGGATTACTCTGTTTTTTATTAAGAGGATACGAAGtaaaaagagggaaagagaagcAATAGAAGATTGGGAATTGGAGTACTGGCCACACCGGATTAATCACCAGGAGATTTACACAGCAACGAAGCGGTTCTCGGATCAAAATCTAATTACGGTCGGGGGGAACGGGAAGGTCTACAAGGGGGTTCTCTCTGGTGGAACAGAGGTTGCTGTGAAGCGAATTTCCCACGAAACCGAACACGGAATGAGACAATTCTTGGCCGAAGTATCAAGCTTAGGCCGATTGAAGCACAGAAACCTGGTTGGATTCCGAGGATGGTGCAAGAGAGACAAGTTCAGCTTAATCCTAATCTACGATTACATGGAAAACGGAAGCTTAGACAAAAGGGTTTTTGAATGCGATGAGAAAGTGTTATTGGGTTGGGAAGATCGATTGAGAGTTCTAAAAGATGTGGCTTCAGGTGTCTTATATCTACACGAAGGATGGGAAGCTCGAGTTCTTCACAGAGACATTAAAGCCAGTAATGTATTACTTGATAAAGACATGAATGGAAGGTTAGGAGATTTCGGATTAGCTCGAATGCACAGCCATGGCGAAGCTGCGAACACTACCCGTGTCGTTGGCACTGTGGGTTACTTGGCTCCTGAACTGGTTCGCACAGGAAGAGCTTCTGCAGAGACTGATGTGTTCAGCTTTGGAATTTTGATTCTGGAAGTGTTGAGTGGAAGAAGACCTGTAGAGGAAGGGAAGCCTGGTTTGGTGGCTTGGATGTGGGAGTTGCTTGAGAGAGGAGGGCTCTTGTTTGGAGTTGATGAGAGGTTGAGGGCTAAAGGTGGGCTTGATGATGAGTTGGTGGAGCAAGTGCTTCGTTTGGGCTTGCTTTGTGCTTACTCTGATCCACAAGCTAGGCCCACTATGAGACAAGTAGTGAAGGTGTTGGAGGGAAAGAGTGAGTTGAATCTTGATTTAAATtctcttgatgatgaagaaaggGAAGGACATGATGTGTATTTGCTAGAGAAGATGAAGTCCAATGTCATGAGTTCTAAGTATAGTAGTCATGGTAGGAGTCTCGGAATACACCCTACTTTTGACGAGATCCGGCATTCGCTCTCATCGTCGACCTCGCTTTCTAGCTCCGATGTGATTGTAGATGGTAGATGA
- the LOC122093576 gene encoding probable serine/threonine-protein kinase At1g54610 has protein sequence MGCLCFKSSAIEDSRESPRERLSSKSSTDLLRVPRAASSRREEVFRGKDRPDGRDVRDGRVVLVEKQGNGSIRLHSENFERKREKTEYGVTHHPAMGSIPKATEGEQVAAGWPAWLAAVAGEAIRGWVPRRADSFEKLDKIGQGTYSNVYRARDLDQGKIVALKKVRFDNLEPESVRFMAREIHILRKLDHPNIIKLEGLVTSRMSCSLYLVFEYMEHDLSGLASYPGLKFTEPQVKCYMQQLLHGLDHCHSRGILHRDIKGSNLLIDNSGILKIADFGLASFFDPQQNQQLTSRVITLWYRPPELLLGASHYGVAVDLWSTGCILAELYAGKPIMPGRTEVEQLHKIFKLCGSPSEEYWRKSKLPHATIFKPQQPYRRCVAEMFKDFPAPALGLMETLLSIDPVDRGTAASALKSEFFTMKPLACDPLSLPKYPPSKEFDAKIRDEEARRQGVVGSKAQRADLERKGPRESRAVPAPDANAELVLSMQKRQGQPNSKSRSEKFNPHQEEVASGFPIEPPRQSQAEEASKDPQGNLHKRASHSGPLVHRSAWAKSGRNLDDAPKVSTGSDLSALSGLVAARNLFPQDRKDKSGPSQTDAASLMGRLPGSLNDPKESNRRQDRKHHGQVLVGSYQEEGEKISNKGPILGYGSRGNKSHYSGPLLVPSGNVDQMLKEHDRQIQEVVRRARLDKAKIRKDQPDVNQISGNPVFAYGRGVV, from the exons ATGGGCTGCCTTTGTTTTAAGTCGTCTGCCATCGAAGATAGCAGAGAAAGTCCAAGAGAGAGGTTGTCGAGTAAATCGTCTACCGATTTGTTGCGTGTGCCACGGGCGGCTTCTTCAAGGAGAGAGGAAGTATTTCGTGGGAAAGATAGACCGGATGGGAGAGATGTGAGAGATGGGAGAGTCGTGTTGGTTGAGAAGCAAGGGAATGGGTCGATTCGGTTGCACAGTGAGAATTtcgagaggaagagagagaagactgAATATGGGGTTACTCACCATCCTGCAATGGGCAGCATTCCGAAGGCTACAGAAGGTGAGCAGGTTGCTGCTGGTTGGCCGGCCTGGCTTGCTGCAGTTGCTGGAGAAGCTATCAGGGGATGGGTACCACGCCGTGCAGATTCTTTTGAGAAACTGGACAAA ATTGGACAAGGAACTTACAGTAATGTATATCGGGCTCGGGATCTTGATCAGGGGAAGATTGTTGCTTTGAAGAAAGTACGATTTGATAACCTGGAGCCCGAAAGTGTTCGGTTTATGGCAAGGGAAATTCATATTCTGCGTAAGCTTGATCATCCAAATATAATTAAGCTGGAAGGATTGGTTACTTCACGGATGTCTTGCAGCTTGTACCTTGTTTTTGAATACATGGAGCATGATCTTTCTGGTCTTGCTTCATACCCGGGGCTTAAGTTCACAGAACCTCAG GTTAAATGTTACATGCAGCAACTTCTACATGGACTTGATCATTGTCACAGTCGTGGTATTCTACATCGTGACATAAAGGGTTCAAATCTCCTAATTGACAACAGTGGCATCTTGAAGATTGCAGACTTTGGCTTGGCAAGTTTCTTTGATCCTCAGCAAAATCAGCAATTAACGAGTCGTGTTATTACGCTTTGGTATCGACCACCGGAACTGTTACTTGGTGCTAGTCACTATGGAGTTGCTGTAGATTTGTGGAGTACTGGATGCATACTTGCAGAATTATATGCTGGAAAGCCCATCATGCCTGGAAGAACAGAG gtGGAGCAGCTGCATAAAATTTTCAAGCTTTGTGGTTCTCCATCTGAGGAGTATTGGAGAAAATCAAAACTACCTCATGCAACCATTTTCAAACCCCAACAACCTTATAGAAGATGTGTTGCAGAAATGTTCAAGGATTTCCCTGCACCAGCGTTGGGGCTTATGGAAACCCTGCTTTCTATAGATCCTGTAGATCGTGGAACTGCAGCTTCTGCTCTTAAGAGTGAG TTTTTTACTATGAAACCTCTTGCTTGTGACCCGTTAAGCTTGCCCAAGTATCCTCCAAGCAAGGAGTTTGATGCAAAAATAAGGGATGAAGAAGCTAGAAG ACAAGGAGTGGTTGGAAGCAAGGCCCAGAGGGCTGACCTTGAAAGGAAAGGACCAAGAGAATCTAGGGCAGTTCCAGCACCTGATGCCAATGCAGAATTGGTCTTGTCAATGCAG AAGAGACAAGGTCAGCCCAATTCAAAGAGTCGAAGTGAGAAGTTCAACCCGCATCAGGAGGAAGTTGCTTCTGGCTTTCCAATTGAACCACCTAGACAATCACAAGCAGAAGAAGCAAGCAAAGATCCTCAGGGCAATTTGCATAAAAGAGCTTCACATTCAGGGCCACTGGTTCACCGGTCTGCATGGGCTAAATCTGGGAGAAACCTGGATGATGCTCCGAAGGTTTCAACTGGGTCTGACTTATCAGCTTTGTCTGGCTTAGTAGCGGCTAGGAATTTGTTTCCGCAAGATCGAAAAGATAAGTCTGGTCCATCACAAACAGATGCAGCAAGCCTAATGGGCAGGCTTCCTGGATCATTGAATGATCCAAAGGAATCCAACAGAAGGCAGGATAGAAAGCATCATGGTCAGGTTCTTGTGGGTTCTTATCAAGAGGAAGGTGAAAAAATCAGCAACAAGGGCCCGATTCTG GGTTATGGGTCAAGGGGGAACAAGAGTCACTACTCTGGCCCACTATTGGTTCCTTCAGGCAATGTGGATCAGATGCTGAAGGAACATGATCGCCAGATCCAAGAAGTAGTACGTCGAGCACGACTTGACAAGGCAAAAATTAGGAAAGACCAGCCTGATGTGAACCAGATATCAGGTAATCCAGTATTTGCCTATGGTCGTGGAGTTGTGTAA